A single region of the Polycladomyces zharkentensis genome encodes:
- a CDS encoding YegS/Rv2252/BmrU family lipid kinase gives MYRRARLIYNPTAGREMFVRQLPRILERLERAGLETSCHATREPGQATIAARQAAERGFDVVIAAGGDGTVHEVVTGISQGPHRPILGVLPCGTTNDFARGIGLPHDLLRACDVIGGGFARTVDAGRVGDRLFVNVAAVGDVTAVTYEAPSRLKTLIGPLAYYLKGLEKIGSLSRSFPVRIEADGRQWEEDILLMMVANTRSVGGFEQLAPKADLTDGKLDVIVVRKTGITDLIPLVRIARKGGHIYDPSILYFQTRRLHVESDEPLRWNLDGELGGTLPGICETLPGHLRVLCPRPAANASDSVIEKVLV, from the coding sequence ATGTACAGGCGAGCGAGATTGATTTACAATCCCACCGCCGGGAGAGAGATGTTCGTACGGCAGTTGCCCCGCATTCTCGAACGCTTGGAGCGGGCAGGATTGGAAACGTCCTGTCACGCGACACGGGAGCCGGGTCAGGCGACAATTGCGGCGCGGCAGGCGGCAGAACGCGGGTTTGACGTGGTGATCGCTGCTGGTGGAGACGGGACGGTGCACGAAGTGGTCACCGGCATATCCCAGGGTCCGCACCGTCCGATCCTGGGCGTTTTGCCGTGCGGTACCACCAACGATTTTGCGCGTGGCATAGGGTTGCCACATGACTTGTTACGGGCGTGCGACGTGATCGGTGGCGGATTCGCACGGACAGTGGATGCGGGACGTGTGGGGGATCGGCTGTTTGTCAACGTGGCGGCGGTCGGTGATGTGACGGCTGTCACCTACGAAGCACCCAGCAGACTGAAAACGCTGATCGGCCCATTGGCTTATTACTTGAAAGGACTGGAGAAAATAGGATCATTGTCGCGTTCGTTTCCGGTTCGCATCGAGGCGGACGGCCGACAATGGGAGGAAGACATTTTGTTGATGATGGTGGCCAATACCCGATCGGTGGGCGGGTTTGAACAGCTGGCCCCGAAAGCGGATTTGACCGACGGGAAACTGGATGTGATCGTGGTGCGCAAAACGGGTATCACCGATTTGATTCCGTTGGTCAGAATCGCGAGGAAGGGTGGGCACATCTATGATCCAAGCATCTTGTATTTTCAAACACGTCGTCTCCACGTCGAATCGGATGAGCCGCTGCGTTGGAACCTGGACGGGGAACTGGGCGGGACCCTCCCCGGTATATGCGAAACGTTGCCGGGTCATCTGCGGGTGTTGTGCCCGCGACCGGCTGCAAATGCATCGGACAGCGTGATTGAAAAGGTTCTGGTATAA
- the rlmD gene encoding 23S rRNA (uracil(1939)-C(5))-methyltransferase RlmD: MKPPVTTGDIIELTVTGQSHTGDGVGKYEGFTVFVPLALTGERIRAKITKVKKTYAHGRMLEILEPAPARTEPACPVFERCGGCQLQHVSYEEQLRIKRQQVIDSFQRIGGWEEPVPVLPVIGMQDPWAYRNKAQVPFGLRGGELVAGFYAAGTHTIVDMDTCGIQHPDNDQAVREVKRLAKEWGISPYDEKNHRGVLRHVMVRTGFATGEMMVVLVTNGKRLPHREMLVTELRKALPRMKSLVQNINDRRTNVILGRKNRLLWGEPVIRDRIGSVTYVISPQSFFQVNPVQTRVLYDQVRRYARLTGREIVMDVYCGAGTIGLYLADGAAWVYGVESVAEAVEDARRNAQINGIEHVTFVAGKAEEVMPKWREQGIRPDVIVVDPPRKGCDPVLLDTVVDMHPKRLVYVSCNPATLARDARYLRERGFETREVQPVDMFPHTSHVECVAWMEPVGKTLDGNK; the protein is encoded by the coding sequence ATGAAACCACCTGTTACCACGGGAGATATCATCGAACTGACCGTCACCGGACAGAGCCATACCGGCGACGGTGTTGGAAAATACGAGGGGTTCACCGTTTTTGTTCCGTTGGCGCTGACCGGTGAACGAATTCGGGCGAAAATCACGAAGGTGAAGAAGACATACGCTCACGGGCGGATGTTGGAGATATTGGAACCGGCCCCGGCACGGACGGAGCCGGCTTGTCCCGTTTTTGAACGGTGTGGCGGATGTCAGTTGCAACACGTGAGCTATGAGGAGCAGTTACGGATCAAACGGCAGCAAGTCATCGACAGTTTTCAACGGATCGGCGGATGGGAGGAACCGGTGCCCGTTTTACCCGTGATCGGGATGCAAGATCCGTGGGCATACCGCAACAAAGCGCAAGTGCCGTTCGGCTTGCGCGGCGGGGAACTGGTGGCCGGTTTTTACGCTGCCGGTACGCATACGATTGTCGACATGGATACCTGCGGCATTCAACATCCGGACAACGACCAGGCAGTCCGGGAAGTAAAGCGGCTGGCCAAGGAATGGGGAATCTCTCCGTACGATGAAAAAAATCACCGTGGGGTACTGCGACATGTCATGGTGCGAACCGGGTTTGCCACCGGCGAGATGATGGTCGTACTGGTGACCAACGGAAAACGGTTGCCGCACCGGGAGATGCTGGTGACCGAACTGCGGAAGGCACTGCCGCGGATGAAGTCACTGGTGCAAAACATCAACGACCGTCGGACCAATGTGATATTGGGCCGGAAAAACCGGTTGTTGTGGGGGGAGCCGGTGATCCGTGACCGGATCGGGTCTGTGACCTACGTGATTTCTCCGCAGTCGTTTTTTCAGGTCAATCCCGTTCAGACACGTGTGTTGTACGATCAGGTGCGTCGATATGCCCGGTTGACGGGGCGGGAGATCGTGATGGATGTCTATTGCGGTGCCGGTACCATCGGTTTGTATCTGGCTGACGGCGCGGCATGGGTGTACGGAGTGGAATCTGTGGCTGAAGCGGTTGAGGACGCACGGCGCAATGCGCAGATCAACGGGATCGAACATGTCACGTTCGTGGCAGGAAAAGCGGAGGAAGTGATGCCGAAGTGGCGGGAACAGGGAATCCGGCCTGACGTCATCGTGGTGGACCCGCCGCGCAAAGGCTGTGATCCCGTTTTGTTGGATACGGTGGTGGACATGCATCCCAAACGGTTGGTCTACGTCTCGTGCAACCCGGCTACGTTGGCACGGGATGCCCGTTATTTGCGGGAGCGGGGTTTTGAAACGCGCGAAGTCCAGCCGGTGGATATGTTTCCGCACACCAGTCATGTGGAGTGCGTCGCTTGGATGGAACCGGTGGGGAAAACTCTTGACGGAAACAAATGA
- a CDS encoding TetR/AcrR family transcriptional regulator, with amino-acid sequence MKYKSGEQTKQQMIDTAFRLIAEKGYDAMSIDDIMSEIGKTKGAFYTHFQSKEDLLYEVMRTRLDRTFGEIAEETLAKLKEEPCDVREILRQMLRQVYQGSAGSDPALWSSAFYQVFLMHRKNPVVREWIQEQYRAWEAFMATVIQRGQELGQIRSDIEARVIGNLIIGVFQGYEIRSTVDPELDVFEQRHAIEAFFIHDPGTS; translated from the coding sequence ATGAAATACAAGTCCGGTGAACAGACGAAGCAACAAATGATTGACACGGCGTTCCGCTTGATTGCGGAAAAAGGATATGATGCCATGTCGATTGACGACATCATGTCTGAGATCGGGAAAACCAAGGGGGCATTTTACACACACTTTCAAAGCAAAGAGGACTTGCTGTACGAAGTGATGCGAACCCGGCTGGATCGGACATTTGGAGAAATTGCCGAGGAGACGCTCGCCAAGCTGAAGGAGGAACCGTGTGATGTCCGGGAGATCCTCCGGCAAATGCTGAGACAGGTGTATCAGGGTTCTGCAGGATCGGACCCGGCTTTGTGGTCCTCCGCTTTCTATCAGGTCTTTCTGATGCACCGAAAAAACCCGGTCGTCCGGGAGTGGATTCAAGAGCAGTACCGGGCATGGGAAGCGTTTATGGCGACCGTCATCCAACGCGGCCAGGAGCTGGGGCAAATTCGGTCAGATATCGAGGCCCGGGTCATCGGCAACCTGATCATCGGGGTGTTTCAGGGGTACGAAATCCGTTCCACCGTGGATCCTGAACTCGATGTGTTCGAACAACGGCATGCGATTGAAGCCTTTTTCATCCATGATCCGGGAACTTCTTGA
- a CDS encoding MGDG synthase family glycosyltransferase produces MDRIAQTGWDGLARSDDALDHDVVDILLVSENFGTGHTRAAEALARGIERSRPELRVQLIELGRALQPQINRALLTSYLGMIRRAPNLWRKVYGRHHERLFPRWLQWCLHLTLYASLSDLIETFRPKLVVSTHPFASSGVAKLKQKGFPLRLCTVVTDFTAHGSWVHPEVDRYLVPTPQVREQLVQLGVEDRRIQVTGIPTDVQFWEEGNRLRARQYVGLSDKPTVLILGGGLGIGTDRLVQMAAKWKEEMQIVVCTGHNRKVYQWLQSDLSLRHPHIRILGYTRRLSDWMDAADLILSKPGALTCSEAIAKGTPLLLYGSIPGHEEQNSRFLVSHGLAVQAKNEEELDAWFARLLHKPDRFQEIRENMLRWRKHIHPSKSVEAVLEMMVSEPSSGFLIKA; encoded by the coding sequence ATGGATCGGATCGCTCAAACGGGCTGGGACGGGTTGGCGAGAAGCGATGATGCACTGGATCACGATGTCGTCGATATCCTGCTGGTCTCCGAAAACTTCGGAACCGGTCATACGCGTGCGGCAGAAGCCTTGGCTCGCGGCATCGAACGGTCTCGTCCCGAGTTGCGGGTGCAACTGATTGAGCTGGGGAGGGCGCTTCAACCTCAAATCAACCGTGCTCTCCTGACCTCTTATCTGGGCATGATCAGACGGGCGCCCAATTTATGGAGAAAAGTGTACGGACGACACCATGAGCGGCTGTTTCCCCGTTGGTTGCAGTGGTGTTTGCATCTGACACTGTATGCCAGTTTATCTGATCTGATTGAAACCTTCCGTCCCAAACTCGTCGTTTCCACCCATCCGTTTGCCAGCTCCGGCGTGGCCAAACTGAAACAAAAAGGGTTCCCCCTTCGACTGTGTACAGTGGTTACAGATTTCACAGCACACGGTTCATGGGTTCATCCCGAAGTGGACCGTTACTTGGTTCCCACCCCTCAGGTACGTGAACAACTGGTGCAGTTGGGTGTAGAGGATCGTCGCATTCAGGTTACGGGCATTCCCACGGATGTGCAGTTTTGGGAAGAAGGGAATCGGTTGCGTGCCCGGCAGTACGTCGGTTTGTCGGACAAGCCGACCGTTTTGATCTTGGGAGGCGGATTGGGCATCGGTACGGACAGGCTCGTCCAGATGGCCGCCAAGTGGAAAGAAGAGATGCAAATCGTGGTCTGCACGGGGCACAACCGCAAAGTGTACCAGTGGTTGCAGAGCGATCTGTCCCTGAGGCACCCTCACATTCGCATCCTGGGATATACGCGGAGGTTATCGGATTGGATGGATGCGGCCGACCTCATTTTGTCCAAGCCCGGTGCGCTGACATGTTCGGAAGCGATCGCCAAGGGAACACCGCTGTTGTTGTATGGATCAATCCCCGGACATGAGGAACAAAACAGTCGGTTTCTGGTTTCTCACGGGCTGGCTGTCCAGGCGAAAAACGAAGAGGAGCTGGACGCGTGGTTTGCCCGGTTGTTGCATAAACCGGATCGGTTTCAGGAAATACGGGAGAACATGCTCCGATGGCGCAAGCATATCCACCCCTCCAAAAGTGTGGAGGCCGTGTTGGAGATGATGGTGTCCGAACCGTCTTCAGGGTTCCTGATAAAGGCATAA